In one Rhea pennata isolate bPtePen1 chromosome 17, bPtePen1.pri, whole genome shotgun sequence genomic region, the following are encoded:
- the SMPD4 gene encoding sphingomyelin phosphodiesterase 4 isoform X1 translates to MAAPHLQQPSFLLATLKADCVNKPFVQRCHELETVIEEFPAKELHGIFPWLVESIFGSLDGIIVGWNLRCLQGRTNPTEYSVALDFLDPSGPMMKLVYKLQAEEYRYDFPVSYLPGPVKASIQEQVLPECSLYHNKVQFPSSGGLGLNLALNPFEYYMFYFAISLITQKNSPITHHVSPSNSAYFILVDTYLKCFLPTEGSVLPLPSSNPGGAIPSPTPRSPAVPFTSYGMHHTSLLKRHIAHQPSVNADPASQEIWRSETLLQIFVEMWLHHYSLEMYQKMQSPHVKLEVLHYRLSISSKHHGSPAQSSYQALHAYQESFKPTEEHVLVVRLLVKHLHAFSNSLKPEPLSPSAHSHTASPLEEFKRVVIPRFVQQKLYIFLQHCFGHWPLDASFRAVLEMWLSYLQPWRYAPEKPPQSAEPLPRSVSEKWAAFIQENLLMYTKLFVGFLNRALRTDLVSPKNALMVFRVAKVFAQPNLAEMILKGEQLFLEPELVIPHRQHRLFMTPTLSGSFFSSWPATITDASFKVKSHVYSLEGQDFQYKQMFGTEVRNLVLKLAQLICQAQQTAKSISDHSAETLASQSFFSWFRFTPSDMNGSYAGNDLDEIGQDSIKKTDEYLEKALEYLCQIFKLNEAQLTQMMMKCGTAQDENGKKQLPDCIESEDGLILTPLGRYQIINGLRRFEVQYQGDTELQPIRSYENATLVRLLFRLSSALNQRFADQMEVLCSREDFIGRLCRYHLINPHLAQKTRYIPMPKDRTSHNWGPRISLRFLASYRTLIFLLMIYFIASWFCIGPVGCTFIILFGYFLYAILMTFFSEGWKPHQH, encoded by the exons ATGGCCGCTCCGCACCTGCAGCAGCCCAGCTTCCTGCTG GCCACTTTGAAGGCAGATTGTGTAAACAAACCGTTTGTCCAGAGATGCCACGAGCTGGAGACAGTCATTGAGGAGTTTCCTGCCAAG GAACTGCATGGTATCTTCCCATGGTTGGTGGAGAGCATTTTTGGTAGCCTGGATGGCATCATCGTAGGTTGGAATCTTCGCTGTTTGCAAGGAAGAACAAACCCTACTGAATATTCTGTGGCTTTGGATTTCCTAGATCCCAG TGGCCCAATGATGAAGCTGGTTTACAAACTCCAGGCGGAAGAGTACAGATATGATTTCCCAGTCTCCTATCTTCCA GGTCCCGTGAAGGCTTCAATACAAGAGCAAGTCCTACCAGAATGCTCCTTATACCACAACAAAGTCCAGTTTCCTTCATCTGGTGGTTTAGGCTTGAATTTGGCTCTTAAT CCATTTGAATATTACATGTTTTACTTTGCAATTAGTTTGATTACACAGAAG AACTCACCTATCACTCATCATGTCAGCCCTTCCAACAGCGCTTATTTCATCTTGGTGGACACTTACCTGAAGTGTTTCCTACCTACAGAAGGAAGCGTCCTTCCTCTACCTTCTTCCAATCCTGGGGGAGCCATCCCTTCCCCTACTCCCAG GTCTCCAGCAGTGCCTTTCACTTCCTATGGCATGCACCACACTAGTTTGCTGAAGCGGCACATTGCCCATCAGCCTTCTGTGAATGCTGACCCAGCTTCCCAGGAGATTTGGAGATCAGAAACACTGCTGCAG atcTTTGTTGAAATGTGGCTTCACCATTATTCACTGGAAATGTATCAGAAAATGCAGTCTCCTCATGTCAAG CTGGAGGTTCTCCACTACCGACTCAGTATCTCCAGTAAACACCACGGTAGTCCTGCCCAATCCAGCTACCAGGCCCTCCACGCATACCAA GAATCATTTAAACCCACCGAAGAGCACGTGCTAGTGGTAAGACTGCTTGTGAAGCACCTGCATGCTTTTAGCAACAGCTTGAAACCAGAGCCCCTCTCTCCTTCAGCCCACTCCCACACAGCCAGCCCACTAGAAGAGTTTAAAAG AGTTGTGATTCCTCGGTTTGTCCAGCAGAAACTTTACATCTTTCTGCAGCACTGTTTTGGCCACTGGCCTCTGGATGCCTCTTTCAGAGCA GTTCTGGAGATGTGGTTAAGTTACTTGCAGCCTTGGAGGTATGCTCCTGAAAAGCCACCTCAAAGCGCAGAGCCCTTGCCTCGCAGTGTGTCGGAGAAATG GGCTGCCTTCATTCAAGAAAACCTACTTATGTATACCAAGCTGTTTGTAGGATTTCTGAATCGAGCTCTTCGAACAGATTTGGTCAGTCCAAAAAATGCTCTTATGGTGTTCCGAGTAGCCAAAGTCTTCGCTCAGCCCAACCTAGCGGAAATGATCCTGAAAG GAGAACAGTTATTCCTGGAGCCAGAACTTGTTATTCCCCATCGTCAACATCGACTTTTTATGACCCCCACGCTCAGTGGGAGCTTCTTCTCATCATGGCCTGCAACTATTACAGATGCCTCATTTAAGGTGAAGAGTCATGTTTACAGCCTGGAAGGACAGGACTTCCAGTATAAACAAATGTTTGGCACAGAAGTCAGGAATTTG gTGTTAAAACTGGCTCAACTAATTTGTCAGGCCCAGCAGACAGCAAAATCCATATCAGACCATTCTGCAGAGACACTGGCTAGCCAGTCCTTCTTTTCATGGTTTAGATTTACACCATCTGACATGAATGGTTCCTATGCAGGCAATGACCTTGATGAAATTGGGCAAGACAGCAtcaaaaaaacagatgaatatTTAGAGAAGGCACTGGAATATTTGTGTCAAATCTTTAAG CTGAACGAAGCCCAGCTGACCCAGATGATGATGAAGTGTGGGACAGCTCAGGAtgagaatggaaagaaacaaCTTCCAGACTGCATTGAAAGTGAGGATGGGCTCATTCTTACACCCCTTGGCAGATACCAG ATTATAAATGGCTTACGTAGATTTGAGGTGCAGTATCAAGGAGATACTGAGCTTCAGCCCATCCGAAGCTATGAAAATGCTACACTTGTTCGTCTCCTATTCCGTTTATCCTCAGCACTTAACCAAAGG TTTGCTGATCAGATGGAAGTACTTTGCTCCAGAGAGGATTTTATTGGCAGGCTTTGCCGCTACCATCTTATCAACCCCCACCttgcacagaaaacaagatATATTCCTATGCCGAAGGACAGAACAAGCCATAACTGGGGACCAAGAATCAGTCTGAGGTTTTTGGCTAGCTACAGGACTCTCATTTTCTTGCTAATGATCTATTTCATTGCATCCTGGTTTTGCATTGGGCCAGTAGGTTGCACGTTCATTATCCTGTTTGGATATTTTCTTTATGCCATACTAATGACTTTCTTCTCTGAAGGATGGAAACCTCATCAACACtag
- the SMPD4 gene encoding sphingomyelin phosphodiesterase 4 isoform X2 has product MAAPHLQQPSFLLATLKADCVNKPFVQRCHELETVIEEFPAKELHGIFPWLVESIFGSLDGIIVGWNLRCLQGRTNPTEYSVALDFLDPSGPMMKLVYKLQAEEYRYDFPVSYLPGPVKASIQEQVLPECSLYHNKVQFPSSGGLGLNLALNPFEYYMFYFAISLITQKNSPITHHVSPSNSAYFILVDTYLKCFLPTEGSVLPLPSSNPGGAIPSPTPRSPAVPFTSYGMHHTSLLKRHIAHQPSVNADPASQEIWRSETLLQIFVEMWLHHYSLEMYQKMQSPHVKESFKPTEEHVLVVRLLVKHLHAFSNSLKPEPLSPSAHSHTASPLEEFKRVVIPRFVQQKLYIFLQHCFGHWPLDASFRAVLEMWLSYLQPWRYAPEKPPQSAEPLPRSVSEKWAAFIQENLLMYTKLFVGFLNRALRTDLVSPKNALMVFRVAKVFAQPNLAEMILKGEQLFLEPELVIPHRQHRLFMTPTLSGSFFSSWPATITDASFKVKSHVYSLEGQDFQYKQMFGTEVRNLVLKLAQLICQAQQTAKSISDHSAETLASQSFFSWFRFTPSDMNGSYAGNDLDEIGQDSIKKTDEYLEKALEYLCQIFKLNEAQLTQMMMKCGTAQDENGKKQLPDCIESEDGLILTPLGRYQIINGLRRFEVQYQGDTELQPIRSYENATLVRLLFRLSSALNQRFADQMEVLCSREDFIGRLCRYHLINPHLAQKTRYIPMPKDRTSHNWGPRISLRFLASYRTLIFLLMIYFIASWFCIGPVGCTFIILFGYFLYAILMTFFSEGWKPHQH; this is encoded by the exons ATGGCCGCTCCGCACCTGCAGCAGCCCAGCTTCCTGCTG GCCACTTTGAAGGCAGATTGTGTAAACAAACCGTTTGTCCAGAGATGCCACGAGCTGGAGACAGTCATTGAGGAGTTTCCTGCCAAG GAACTGCATGGTATCTTCCCATGGTTGGTGGAGAGCATTTTTGGTAGCCTGGATGGCATCATCGTAGGTTGGAATCTTCGCTGTTTGCAAGGAAGAACAAACCCTACTGAATATTCTGTGGCTTTGGATTTCCTAGATCCCAG TGGCCCAATGATGAAGCTGGTTTACAAACTCCAGGCGGAAGAGTACAGATATGATTTCCCAGTCTCCTATCTTCCA GGTCCCGTGAAGGCTTCAATACAAGAGCAAGTCCTACCAGAATGCTCCTTATACCACAACAAAGTCCAGTTTCCTTCATCTGGTGGTTTAGGCTTGAATTTGGCTCTTAAT CCATTTGAATATTACATGTTTTACTTTGCAATTAGTTTGATTACACAGAAG AACTCACCTATCACTCATCATGTCAGCCCTTCCAACAGCGCTTATTTCATCTTGGTGGACACTTACCTGAAGTGTTTCCTACCTACAGAAGGAAGCGTCCTTCCTCTACCTTCTTCCAATCCTGGGGGAGCCATCCCTTCCCCTACTCCCAG GTCTCCAGCAGTGCCTTTCACTTCCTATGGCATGCACCACACTAGTTTGCTGAAGCGGCACATTGCCCATCAGCCTTCTGTGAATGCTGACCCAGCTTCCCAGGAGATTTGGAGATCAGAAACACTGCTGCAG atcTTTGTTGAAATGTGGCTTCACCATTATTCACTGGAAATGTATCAGAAAATGCAGTCTCCTCATGTCAAG GAATCATTTAAACCCACCGAAGAGCACGTGCTAGTGGTAAGACTGCTTGTGAAGCACCTGCATGCTTTTAGCAACAGCTTGAAACCAGAGCCCCTCTCTCCTTCAGCCCACTCCCACACAGCCAGCCCACTAGAAGAGTTTAAAAG AGTTGTGATTCCTCGGTTTGTCCAGCAGAAACTTTACATCTTTCTGCAGCACTGTTTTGGCCACTGGCCTCTGGATGCCTCTTTCAGAGCA GTTCTGGAGATGTGGTTAAGTTACTTGCAGCCTTGGAGGTATGCTCCTGAAAAGCCACCTCAAAGCGCAGAGCCCTTGCCTCGCAGTGTGTCGGAGAAATG GGCTGCCTTCATTCAAGAAAACCTACTTATGTATACCAAGCTGTTTGTAGGATTTCTGAATCGAGCTCTTCGAACAGATTTGGTCAGTCCAAAAAATGCTCTTATGGTGTTCCGAGTAGCCAAAGTCTTCGCTCAGCCCAACCTAGCGGAAATGATCCTGAAAG GAGAACAGTTATTCCTGGAGCCAGAACTTGTTATTCCCCATCGTCAACATCGACTTTTTATGACCCCCACGCTCAGTGGGAGCTTCTTCTCATCATGGCCTGCAACTATTACAGATGCCTCATTTAAGGTGAAGAGTCATGTTTACAGCCTGGAAGGACAGGACTTCCAGTATAAACAAATGTTTGGCACAGAAGTCAGGAATTTG gTGTTAAAACTGGCTCAACTAATTTGTCAGGCCCAGCAGACAGCAAAATCCATATCAGACCATTCTGCAGAGACACTGGCTAGCCAGTCCTTCTTTTCATGGTTTAGATTTACACCATCTGACATGAATGGTTCCTATGCAGGCAATGACCTTGATGAAATTGGGCAAGACAGCAtcaaaaaaacagatgaatatTTAGAGAAGGCACTGGAATATTTGTGTCAAATCTTTAAG CTGAACGAAGCCCAGCTGACCCAGATGATGATGAAGTGTGGGACAGCTCAGGAtgagaatggaaagaaacaaCTTCCAGACTGCATTGAAAGTGAGGATGGGCTCATTCTTACACCCCTTGGCAGATACCAG ATTATAAATGGCTTACGTAGATTTGAGGTGCAGTATCAAGGAGATACTGAGCTTCAGCCCATCCGAAGCTATGAAAATGCTACACTTGTTCGTCTCCTATTCCGTTTATCCTCAGCACTTAACCAAAGG TTTGCTGATCAGATGGAAGTACTTTGCTCCAGAGAGGATTTTATTGGCAGGCTTTGCCGCTACCATCTTATCAACCCCCACCttgcacagaaaacaagatATATTCCTATGCCGAAGGACAGAACAAGCCATAACTGGGGACCAAGAATCAGTCTGAGGTTTTTGGCTAGCTACAGGACTCTCATTTTCTTGCTAATGATCTATTTCATTGCATCCTGGTTTTGCATTGGGCCAGTAGGTTGCACGTTCATTATCCTGTTTGGATATTTTCTTTATGCCATACTAATGACTTTCTTCTCTGAAGGATGGAAACCTCATCAACACtag